Genomic DNA from Lentimicrobiaceae bacterium:
TCTCTTTAATTTAGCTTTCATTTCTGACGTTTTTGGAGCCATTTTTCTACATTATTATTTAATACCGATTATATCCTACTTATATTTTTACAACGCAAGAACAACCACACAAAGCGGCATTTTACCGCTTTTTTATTCCTAGCAAAAACGCCATAAATGTAAAAACAACAGAAAAACAAAAAAACGGTTAGGATGGACGTTTGGATGGACATTTGGGTGGACATTTTGCGACAAAAAAACATCGATTGAGATACCCATAAGGAGTAAAAAAGCCGAAAAATGAGCATAAAAAGCAAGATAACTACCCCCATACTTCCATAATTTCAGCAATAAAACAGTATCAAATAAGTCGCAAGTACTTATGTATCAGCAAATTAAATAAAAACGAGTGAAAATACTGTTTGGGTGAGGTTTATTTCTGCTTATTAGCAAGCTCGTTAATTTTATTGATTAACACGTTTTGCTGGTCGATTAACTTTGTTATTAATACATCTTTCTTATCTATTTGGTCTTTCAGCATGTCAATAATTTTATCGTAATTATGGGCACCATAAGGCTCATTGCGTTCGTTTATATCACCGGCAGTTAAATTATTATTATTGTTGTTGTTACCAACTATAGATTGATTAAATGAATCTTTGTCCAAAATCCCGTCAATTAAATAAGAATAAGAGACGCTAAAAATTCTAACAATTTTTGATAACATTTCTATCGTTGGGAGTTGTCTTCCGGCTTCAATATGCCCCAAACTGGCTCTTTTTATGCCGATTATTT
This window encodes:
- a CDS encoding helix-turn-helix transcriptional regulator; translation: MSIGLRIKELRNKNNLSQEDFSEIIGIKRASLGHIEAGRQLPTIEMLSKIVRIFSVSYSYLIDGILDKDSFNQSIVGNNNNNNNLTAGDINERNEPYGAHNYDKIIDMLKDQIDKKDVLITKLIDQQNVLINKINELANKQK